In a single window of the Streptomyces sp. NBC_00285 genome:
- a CDS encoding ABC transporter ATP-binding protein, whose amino-acid sequence MDEGSAEEPEPSEAGDSVIHTRALTKRYRGGQLAVDGLDLTVPAGSVFGFLGPNGSGKTTTIRMLMGLIEPTSGSARVLGRPMPRAARTVLPHVGALIEGPALYGFLSGRDNLVRYDAADPTADPRTRRVRVAAALERVGLAAAAAKKAKAYSLGMKQRLGLAAALLQPRELLVLDEPTNGLDPQGMREIRSLVRELASEGTTVFLSSHLLDEIEQVCTHAAVMTQGRLITQGPVADLAAGARGRLVVTTPDPSDAARILKEQGLADVVVSEDRVTAEPPDRELADINTALVKAGVRVRGFAVQRPSLEDAFVALTGEGFDVAG is encoded by the coding sequence ATGGACGAAGGGTCCGCCGAGGAGCCGGAGCCGAGCGAGGCGGGTGACAGTGTCATCCACACTCGCGCCCTCACCAAGCGGTACCGCGGCGGACAGCTCGCTGTGGACGGTCTCGACCTGACCGTCCCGGCGGGCAGCGTCTTCGGCTTCCTCGGGCCGAACGGCTCGGGCAAGACCACCACCATCCGCATGCTGATGGGCCTCATCGAGCCGACCTCCGGCTCGGCCCGAGTGCTCGGCCGCCCGATGCCGCGCGCCGCCCGGACCGTACTCCCGCACGTCGGCGCGCTCATCGAGGGCCCCGCCCTGTACGGCTTCCTCTCCGGCCGCGACAACCTCGTCCGCTACGACGCGGCGGACCCGACCGCCGACCCACGCACCCGGCGCGTCCGGGTGGCGGCGGCACTGGAGAGGGTCGGTCTGGCGGCCGCCGCGGCCAAGAAGGCGAAGGCGTACTCGCTGGGCATGAAACAGCGGCTGGGCCTGGCGGCGGCCCTGCTCCAGCCCCGTGAACTCCTGGTCCTGGACGAACCGACCAACGGCCTCGACCCTCAGGGCATGCGGGAAATCCGTTCCCTGGTGAGGGAGTTGGCCTCCGAGGGCACCACCGTCTTCCTCTCCTCCCACCTCCTGGACGAGATCGAACAGGTCTGCACCCACGCCGCGGTCATGACCCAGGGCCGTCTGATCACCCAGGGCCCGGTGGCGGACCTGGCGGCGGGCGCCAGGGGGCGGCTGGTCGTGACGACACCGGATCCGTCGGACGCGGCCCGCATTCTGAAGGAGCAGGGCCTCGCAGACGTGGTGGTGTCGGAGGACCGAGTGACCGCCGAGCCCCCGGACCGCGAACTGGCCGACATCAACACGGCATTGGTGAAGGCAGGAGTGCGAGTAAGAGGCTTCGCGGTGCAGCGCCCGTCCCTGGAGGACGCTTTCGTGGCCCTGACAGGGGAGGGCTTCGATGTCGCAGGCTGA
- a CDS encoding ABC transporter permease has translation MSQAELKTFKGCGPDRPQQTARSRRTTFRATLLRNELLTTFRRWRTLALLGVLAAVPVLVGFAVKIETDDGSSGAGGGGGPAFISQITNNGLFLVFTALAATLPFFLPMAIGVIAGDAIAGEANAGTLRYLLVAPAGRTRLLLTKYATVMAFCLVATLVVALSALTVGAVLFPLGDLTTISGTQITFAEGLGRALLIALVVAASLTGVAALGLFVSTLTNSGIAAMATTVGLLITVQILDQIPQLHALQPYFFSHYWLSFADLMREPVYWDDLVRNLGLQALYAAVFGSAAWARFMAKDVTV, from the coding sequence ATGTCGCAGGCTGAGCTGAAGACGTTCAAGGGGTGCGGGCCCGACCGGCCCCAACAAACGGCCCGCAGCCGTCGTACGACCTTCCGAGCCACCCTCCTGCGCAACGAACTGCTCACCACGTTCCGCCGCTGGCGCACCCTGGCTCTGCTCGGCGTGCTGGCGGCCGTCCCCGTCCTCGTAGGGTTCGCGGTCAAGATCGAGACCGACGACGGCTCCTCCGGCGCCGGAGGCGGTGGTGGCCCCGCCTTCATCTCCCAGATCACCAACAACGGCCTGTTCCTGGTCTTCACCGCCCTCGCAGCGACCCTGCCCTTCTTCCTCCCGATGGCCATCGGCGTCATCGCGGGCGACGCGATCGCGGGCGAGGCCAACGCCGGCACCCTCCGCTACCTCCTGGTGGCCCCGGCGGGCCGCACCCGCCTCCTGCTCACCAAGTACGCGACGGTGATGGCCTTCTGTCTGGTCGCCACCCTCGTGGTCGCGCTCTCGGCGCTGACGGTCGGAGCCGTCCTCTTCCCGCTCGGCGACCTGACGACGATCTCCGGCACCCAGATCACCTTCGCGGAGGGCCTGGGAAGAGCTCTGCTGATCGCTCTGGTGGTGGCCGCGTCACTGACCGGCGTGGCGGCCCTCGGCCTGTTCGTCTCGACGCTCACGAACAGCGGCATCGCGGCGATGGCCACGACGGTGGGGCTGCTGATCACCGTCCAGATCCTCGACCAGATACCCCAACTGCACGCTCTCCAGCCGTACTTCTTCTCCCACTACTGGCTGTCCTTCGCCGACCTCATGCGCGAACCGGTCTACTGGGACGACCTGGTGCGCAACCTGGGCCTCCAGGCCCTGTACGCGGCGGTGTTCGGCTCGGCGGCGTGGGCGCGGTTCATGGCGAAGGACGTCACGGTGTGA
- a CDS encoding flavodoxin family protein, which yields MTRRFLFVLGSSRSEGNTELLARRAAEQLPADVEQQWISLAEHPLPDFLDLRHDSEYLDSPTGDTPQWLLDATLAATDIVIASPVYWYSVSALTKRYLDYWSGWLRTPGLDFKAQLAGRTLWGVSVLADERPLVADPFVGTLNNSAAYMKMRFGGVLFGNGSKRGDVLADEAALTRAKTFFEQEAPLARYPDAQVTP from the coding sequence ATGACGCGCCGTTTCCTGTTCGTGCTCGGCAGCAGCCGCAGCGAGGGCAACACCGAGCTGCTGGCCCGACGGGCCGCCGAGCAGTTGCCCGCCGATGTCGAGCAGCAGTGGATCAGCCTCGCCGAGCATCCGCTGCCCGACTTCCTGGACCTGCGGCACGACAGCGAGTACCTGGACTCCCCCACCGGGGACACCCCGCAGTGGCTGCTCGACGCCACGCTCGCGGCGACGGACATCGTGATCGCCTCGCCGGTCTACTGGTACTCGGTCTCCGCGCTCACCAAGCGCTACCTGGACTACTGGTCGGGCTGGCTGCGCACCCCCGGCCTCGACTTCAAGGCTCAGCTGGCCGGACGCACCCTGTGGGGCGTGTCCGTGCTCGCGGACGAGCGGCCCCTGGTCGCCGACCCGTTCGTCGGCACGCTCAACAACTCGGCCGCGTACATGAAGATGCGGTTCGGCGGGGTGCTGTTCGGCAACGGCAGCAAGCGCGGTGACGTGCTGGCGGACGAGGCCGCGCTGACCCGCGCGAAGACGTTCTTCGAGCAGGAGGCGCCGCTCGCGCGCTACCCCGACGCTCAGGTCACACCGTGA
- a CDS encoding DUF6668 family protein: MRTDVRREVESVQQGPEIWIRGPVAPAGRRRYAWVGTHGGAGVSTLAAVYGGHDSGRDWPGPGAPTSVLLVARTHSAGLLAARRALELFRRGEHPPGLDLDAVVLVADAPGRLPRPLSRQAKEIESTVDVYRVPWVSAWRLGDLNGSPPRATAALTRLTRSSG; encoded by the coding sequence ATGCGCACCGACGTGCGGCGAGAGGTGGAGAGCGTGCAGCAGGGGCCGGAGATCTGGATCCGCGGGCCGGTGGCCCCCGCCGGGAGACGACGGTACGCGTGGGTCGGCACCCATGGCGGCGCCGGCGTCTCCACCCTGGCCGCCGTCTACGGCGGTCACGACAGCGGACGCGACTGGCCCGGCCCCGGCGCCCCGACCTCCGTCCTCCTCGTCGCCCGCACCCACTCCGCGGGGCTGCTGGCCGCCCGCCGCGCCCTGGAGCTCTTCCGACGCGGTGAGCACCCGCCGGGCCTCGACCTCGACGCCGTCGTCCTCGTCGCGGACGCCCCCGGGCGCCTTCCCCGGCCGTTGTCCCGTCAGGCCAAGGAGATCGAGTCGACCGTCGACGTGTACCGCGTGCCCTGGGTGTCCGCGTGGCGCCTCGGCGACCTGAACGGGTCGCCCCCGCGCGCAACCGCGGCACTGACCCGCCTCACCCGCAGCAGCGGCTGA
- a CDS encoding M28 family metallopeptidase — protein sequence MKLSVPGRVAATAVVAAVSLLAGGSIAGAAPAGQPAVAAAPDIPVANVKAHLTQLQSIATANGGNRAHGRTGYKASLDYVKAKLDAAGFTTTVQQFTSSGRTGYNLIADWPGGDTNQVIMSGSHLDSVTAGAGINDNGSGSAAVLETALAVSRAGYHPTKHLRFAWWGAEELGMVGSRTYVNGLSTANRSRISGYLNFDMIGSPNPGYFVYDDDPAIEKTFKEYYAGVGVPTEIETEGDGRSDHAPFKNAGVPVGGLFSGADYVKTAAQAAKWGGTSGLAFDRCYHSSCDTAANINDTALDRNSDAVAYAVWGLSQ from the coding sequence ATGAAGCTCTCGGTTCCCGGACGCGTCGCGGCCACCGCCGTCGTCGCCGCCGTCTCCCTCCTGGCCGGCGGATCCATAGCCGGCGCGGCCCCCGCGGGACAGCCCGCGGTGGCCGCGGCCCCGGACATCCCGGTGGCCAACGTGAAGGCGCATCTGACCCAGCTCCAGTCCATCGCCACCGCCAACGGCGGCAACCGCGCGCACGGCCGCACCGGCTACAAGGCCTCGCTCGACTACGTCAAGGCCAAGCTGGACGCCGCCGGATTCACCACGACGGTCCAGCAGTTCACGTCCTCCGGCCGCACCGGGTACAACCTGATCGCGGACTGGCCGGGCGGTGACACCAACCAGGTGATCATGTCCGGCTCGCACCTCGACAGCGTGACGGCGGGCGCGGGCATCAACGACAACGGGTCCGGTTCGGCGGCCGTCCTGGAGACCGCGCTCGCGGTGTCCCGGGCCGGCTACCACCCCACCAAGCACCTGAGATTCGCCTGGTGGGGCGCGGAGGAGCTGGGCATGGTCGGCTCCCGCACCTACGTCAACGGCCTTTCCACCGCGAACCGTTCACGGATCAGCGGCTACCTCAACTTCGACATGATCGGCTCGCCGAACCCCGGCTACTTCGTCTACGACGACGACCCGGCCATCGAGAAGACCTTCAAGGAGTACTACGCCGGCGTCGGCGTCCCGACCGAGATCGAGACCGAGGGCGACGGCCGGTCCGACCACGCGCCGTTCAAGAACGCGGGCGTGCCGGTGGGCGGGCTGTTCAGCGGTGCCGACTACGTCAAGACGGCGGCGCAGGCGGCCAAGTGGGGTGGCACGTCAGGGCTGGCCTTCGACCGCTGCTACCACTCGTCGTGCGACACGGCGGCCAACATCAACGACACGGCCCTGGACCGCAACAGTGACGCGGTGGCGTACGCGGTGTGGGGGCTGTCGCAGTAA
- a CDS encoding VOC family protein, with the protein MTQTTPAPLHWKLVVDAGDPHAQADFWAAALHYLAEDNDALVQRLLELGALPREATVEHHARLAFRDLIAVRHPDDPYDMDSGTGLGRRLLFQRVPEAKTVKNRLHLDLHAPDGQRAAEVERLTGLGASVLREVKERGGEWVVMADPEGNEFCVQ; encoded by the coding sequence ATGACGCAGACCACACCCGCACCCCTGCACTGGAAACTGGTCGTCGACGCCGGCGACCCGCACGCCCAGGCCGACTTCTGGGCTGCCGCTCTGCACTACTTGGCCGAGGACAACGACGCGCTCGTCCAGCGGCTGCTGGAGCTCGGCGCGCTGCCGCGCGAGGCCACCGTCGAACACCACGCGCGCCTCGCCTTCCGGGACCTGATCGCCGTACGGCATCCCGACGACCCGTACGACATGGACAGCGGCACCGGGCTGGGACGGCGGCTGCTGTTCCAGCGGGTGCCGGAGGCGAAGACGGTCAAGAACCGGCTCCACCTGGACCTGCACGCCCCGGACGGACAGCGGGCGGCCGAGGTCGAGAGGCTGACGGGGCTCGGGGCGAGCGTGCTGCGGGAGGTGAAGGAGCGGGGCGGTGAGTGGGTGGTGATGGCGGATCCGGAGGGGAACGAATTCTGCGTGCAATGA
- a CDS encoding winged helix-turn-helix transcriptional regulator, which yields MEEGTSKSPSNCAGTDHGDADPFQWDTREDCQVRQILDRVADKWSLLVIALLENRRLRFTELRREIDGVSQRMLTVTLRSLERDGLVKRTVHPVVPPRVEYELTPLGGTLHATIRSLVTWTEAHQEEIAVAREAYDRRAAEVV from the coding sequence ATGGAAGAAGGCACTTCGAAGTCACCGAGTAACTGCGCGGGTACCGACCACGGCGACGCCGACCCCTTCCAATGGGACACCCGCGAGGACTGCCAGGTACGGCAGATCCTCGACCGGGTCGCCGACAAGTGGTCCCTTCTCGTCATCGCCCTGCTGGAGAACCGGCGGCTGCGCTTCACCGAGCTGCGCCGGGAGATCGACGGGGTCAGTCAGCGGATGCTGACGGTGACGCTGCGTTCGCTGGAGCGGGACGGGCTGGTGAAGCGGACGGTCCATCCGGTCGTACCGCCCCGGGTGGAGTACGAACTGACTCCGCTCGGCGGCACCCTGCACGCGACGATCCGCTCGCTGGTGACCTGGACCGAGGCGCACCAGGAGGAGATCGCGGTGGCCCGGGAGGCCTACGACCGGCGAGCGGCGGAAGTCGTTTAG
- the rarD gene encoding EamA family transporter RarD, producing MKSRGEGHIGLLNGFAAYGMWGLVPLYWPLLKPAGSAEILAHRMVWSLAFVAVALLFVRRWAWAGELLRQPRRLALVTVAATVITVNWGVYIWSVNSGHVVEASLGYFINPLVTIAMGVLLLKERLRRAQWAAVGVGAAAVVVLTLGYGRPPWISLTLAFSFATYGLVKKKVNLGGVESLAAETAIQFLPALGYLLWLSSHGDLSFATEGPGHAVLLASTGIVTALPLVCFGAAAIRVPLSTLGLLQYLAPVFQFMLGIFYFGEAMPPERWAGFALVWLALTLLTWDALRTARTLRREITRPSTTMTTGTVSAVRKAESLASGPESPASPSARP from the coding sequence GTGAAGTCGAGAGGCGAGGGGCACATAGGTCTGCTGAACGGCTTCGCCGCCTACGGGATGTGGGGACTCGTTCCGCTGTACTGGCCCCTGCTCAAGCCCGCCGGGTCCGCGGAGATCCTCGCCCACCGCATGGTGTGGTCGCTCGCCTTCGTCGCCGTCGCGCTCCTCTTCGTCCGGCGCTGGGCCTGGGCCGGTGAGCTGCTGCGGCAGCCGCGCAGGCTCGCGCTCGTCACCGTCGCCGCGACCGTCATCACCGTGAACTGGGGCGTCTACATCTGGTCCGTGAACAGCGGACACGTCGTCGAGGCCTCGCTCGGGTACTTCATCAATCCCCTGGTCACCATCGCCATGGGCGTGCTGCTGCTCAAGGAGCGGCTGCGGCGCGCGCAGTGGGCGGCGGTCGGGGTCGGTGCCGCGGCGGTGGTCGTCCTCACCCTCGGGTACGGGCGGCCGCCGTGGATCTCCCTCACGCTCGCCTTCTCCTTCGCCACCTACGGCCTGGTCAAGAAGAAGGTGAACCTCGGGGGCGTCGAGTCGCTGGCCGCCGAGACCGCGATCCAGTTCCTGCCCGCGCTCGGCTACCTGCTGTGGCTGAGCTCGCACGGCGACCTCAGTTTCGCCACCGAGGGGCCGGGACACGCGGTGCTGCTCGCCTCGACCGGCATCGTCACCGCGCTCCCCCTGGTCTGCTTCGGCGCCGCCGCGATCCGTGTGCCGCTGTCCACGCTCGGGCTGCTGCAGTACCTGGCCCCGGTCTTCCAGTTCATGCTCGGCATCTTCTACTTCGGCGAGGCCATGCCGCCCGAGCGCTGGGCCGGGTTCGCGCTGGTCTGGCTGGCGTTGACGCTGCTCACCTGGGACGCCCTGCGCACCGCGCGGACACTCAGGAGGGAGATCACGAGGCCCAGCACCACCATGACGACGGGCACCGTCAGCGCCGTACGGAAGGCGGAGAGCCTGGCCTCGGGTCCGGAGTCGCCGGCCTCGCCCAGCGCCAGGCCGTAG